The DNA sequence CCCGCGCCCGCGAGCTGGGCATCCGCGGGGTTCCTTTCTTCGTGCTCAACGGTCAGCTCGGCGTCAGCGGAGCCCAGCCTCCGGCCACCTTCCTGGGCGCGCTGAACCAGGCCCGCGCCAGCGCCCCGCTGACCATGGTGACGCCCTCGGCGGCCCCCGAGGCCGGCTGCGACGACACCGGCTGCAAGGTCGGCGACGAATAATCTGCACCAGTAAGGAGGAGCGGCGTTGGCATCAACGCCCGGGCGCGCTAGCCTTAAGACACCTTGGATGTCTTATCGCGCCCCTCCTCCTGCCACGGGCGCGAGTTCTACCCCCGGAGTATGCAGTGAACCTCCTCCCCCCGACGCGCCCCCCCTTCTTATCTCTGGCTCTGATGCTGACCCTGCTCGGGTTAAGCGCGGCCTGCTCCTTTGAACCGGCGAGCTTTGCCGGCGTGCGCTGCGACGACGAAGACGAGGTGCGACCGGGTCTGGAGTGCCGCGATGGCTTCTGGGTCGACCTGGACGCCGGCACCGACGCCGACGTCACGCCCCTTCCCGACGCCGACGTCGATCCGGAGCCCGACGCGGATACCGACGTTGATCCGGGCCCCGACACCGACACCGGCTGCCAGGCCGAGAGCGACCTGGAGCTCTGCGAGGCGGCAAGCCTGGCCTGCGGTCCGCTCCAGGTCGAAGACCGCTGTGGGGAGAGCCGGGACCTGAACTGCGGCAGCTGCCAGGCGTCCGAGATCTGCGAGGAGGGCTCCTGCGTCTGCGTGCCCGAGAGCGACCAGGCCTTCTGCTCGCGCCAGGCCGCCGACTGTGGTGAGGTCATCGCCGAGGACAACTGCGGAGAGAGCCGCACGGTCACCTGCGGAAGCTGTGAGTCGGGATACGTCTGCGGCGACGACCAGCGCTGCACCTGCCCGGGCGAAACGGTCAGCGAGCTCTGTGCAGACAACGCGATGGCCTGCGGCGTCGACACGGTTATCGACGGCTGTGGCCTGGAGCGGGAGATCAACTGCGGCGGCTGCACAGGCCCTGGCGAGGAGTGCACCGCGGAGTTCAGCTGCCTCTGCGAGCCCGAGAGCGACCAGGCGCTTTGCGATGCGGCCGGCGCGACCTGTGGCCCCCTGACGGTCACCGACCGCTGCGGCCAGACGCGCGCTCTCGACTGTGGCGGCTGCACCGGCCCCAACGAGAGCTGCACCGATGACAACCAGTGCGCCTGCGAGCCTCGCTCCATCACGGAGTTCTGCGCCGACCAGGGGGCCATGTGTGGCGTGGTCACCGCCAACGACATCTGCGGCAACTCCCGCACCGAATCCTGTGGGGAGTGCAATGGCTCCCGCGAATACTGCTCGTTCGATCACCAGTGCGTCTGCGTCCCGATCGACGACACGACCTACTGCTTCACCGAGTCGGCCGAGTGCGGCATCCTCTCACGCACCGACAACTGCGGAGAGCCGCGCAACATCGACTGCGGCAGCTGCCCCGGCCAGGGCAAGGTCTGCACCGTCAACAACACCTGCCTGGCCTGCCAGCCCCCGACCGATGCCGAGATCTGTGAATCCGAAGGTGCCCAGTGCGGCACGCTCAATGTGATCGACACCTGCAACCAGCTCCGCGAGGTCGAGTGCGGTAGCTGCTCGGGCACTGGCGAGGAGTGCACGTCCGAGAACCAATGCCTCTGCGAGCCCCAGAGCGAGGCGGAGCTCTGCGCGGCGAATAATTATCGCTGTGGCAGCTACGACACGGTCGTGGACAACTGTGGCGAGTCCCGCGAGATCAACTGCGGGGGTTGTTCCACCGGTTCCTGCCAGCAGGTCGACGACGTGCGCTGCTGCAGCGGCGTCGGCCTTCTCTGCTGGAACTGAGGCGCGCTCGCCAGCCCCCCCTCCTGGGGGGGGGCTCAGGCCTGCACCTGACCGCCCAGGTAGCGCTCCAGGGCGGTCATCACCTGCGGCCAGGCCCGTTGAAAATAGGCGTAGGTACTCGCCCAATCCTCGGTGCTGGGCGAGCCGGCCTCATCGCTCGGAGCCGGCCAGCCGGTGTGGACCAGGCGCACCCGGGTGACCCCTTCGGCCGCCTTGATCGTTTCGAAGGTCACCACCACCCAGGTGTGGGCCTGACGCGTCGGATGGTCGGGGGGCGCGTTCCAGGTAAAGCTGAGCATGCGCTCGGGAAGGTAGCTCAAGACCCGACAGCCCTCGCCGCCCCGCGCCGGCTGGTCGGCGTCGAGAAAATAGATCTCAAAGGGCCCGCCGATGCGCAGCTCCATTTGCGCATCCTGACCAAACCAGCTCCCCAGCTCCTGGGCGCGGGTCCAGGCGCTCCAGACCCGTTCTCGGGGCGCCGAGATGATGCGCTCCACCTCGATGGCCTCCAGTGCATCCCCCTCAGCTGCCAGCGTCGCCGGCCCCTCGATCACCACCACCGAATCCACCGGGGGCACCCGAAAGTGCGGGTTTTCGATGATGCCCAGGCGATTGCCATCGGGATCGGCCAGGCTCGCCACCCGGATGCCCTCCCCGGTGTCGTAAGGCTCGCTCAGCGCACGGGCGCCGGCGTCGAGCAAGCGCTGCCAGGCCCGATCGATATCCTCCACGCCCCAGAGCGCCTCTACCCCCTGGGGGCCGGGGCGCTGGGCATCGCCGGCCGGCAAGAGCCCCAGCTCAAAGCCCCCCACATCAAACCCCACGTAAAAAGGCTCGGCAAAATAGGGTTCAATGCCGAGGAGGGCCTGATACCATTGGCGAGCTTTGTCGATGTCCTGGACCGGGTAGATGGCGCTTCGCAATCCGAGCATGGTGACTCCGGTTTTTTGTGAGCGGAACGTGAGACGTGCAAGCCGGCCCTCATACCAGAAAGTTGCGCACCGCGCGCGCCCCCCAAACCCCGGGGGGAGCACTCCACGCCGGAGAGATGAATGCCCGCCCCCCTGCCCCCTGACACCATCCTCGACGACCTCCACAAGCTGCGAGACGCCTCCCGCGGGCGCCGCTTTTTAGGGGGGCTGAAGCTGCCCCTGCGCGCGGCCCGTTTTCTGGCCGCGCGCCGCCAGATGTGGCCCTGGGCCATCATCCCGGCCCTGATCAATCTGGCGCTCTTTTTGGTCGTGGCCTCCGCTCTGGCGCTCAACGCCCCGGACCTGTTGGGCTGGCTGTGGTCCCAGCCCGAAGCCGGCTGGATCAAGGCCCTGTGGTACGTGGTGATGGTCCTGGTGGGCGCTGCCTCGGTCGTGCTTACCTACTTTACGGTCCTGATGGCCGCCGGCGTGGTGGCCAGCCCCTTCAACGACCAGCTCTCGGTGATCACCGAACAAGAGCTCCGCGGCCAGCTCGCCAACGCGCGCGCTGGCGAGGCCCTGATCGTGGGCATCCTGCGATCCATCGGCATCAGCCTGCTTACACTGGTCGCCTACCTGGCCTGCATCCTCCCCCTGCTCCTCTTTCACCTGATCCCCGGCGTGGGCAGCCTGATCAACACGGTGCTGGGCACCCTGATCAGCGGGGTCTTTCTCTCCTTTGAGTACAGTGACGCCGCCCTGGATCGTCAGGGCCTTCGCCTCTCCGAGAAGATCGGCCGGGTGCGCGGGCAACTCGACCTGGCCGCGGGTTTCGGGGTGGGAACCGCCCTGCTCTTGCTGATCCCGGTGGTCAACCTGCTGACCATGCCCATCGCCGTGGTCGGCGGGACGATGCTGGGCATTGAGCTGCGCCGCACCGCCACCGAATCACGCCGCCCTTGCCCCGACGCCCGGTGAAGGCTATCAGGCCGCAGCAGCGCGCTGGTGCGCCCCCTCCTCCCGAGTCTTGAGCATACGCATGAGTACCCCTTACGACCTGATCGTCATCGGCGGCGGCGCGGCCGGCTTCTACGGCGCCATTACCTGTGCCGAGCGCCTGACCGAATGCGGCCTGGAGGCCCGGGTGCTGATCCTGGAGAAGTCGGCCCGGGTCCTCGACAAAGTGCGCATCTCCGGGGGCGGACGCTGCAACGTGACCCACCATTGCTTCGAGCCCAGGCGCATGGCCACGCATTACCCCCGGGGGAACAAGGCCCTGATCGGCCCACTGCACCGCTTTGGCGTAAGCGAAACCGTGGCCTGGTTCAACGCCCGGGGGCTCAAGCTAAAGACCGAGGCCGACGGGCGGATGTTTCCGGTCAGCGACGACTCCCAGTCGGTGATCGACACCCTGCGCCGGGCTGCCGACGAGGCCGGGGTCCAGGTACGCACCCGGGCGGCGGTACGTTCGGTCGAAGCGCTCCGTGGTGACGCCGAGGAGCCGGCCTTTGAAATCACGCTGCGCGGCGACCAGACGCTGCGAGCCCGTCATGTGCTCCTGGCCACCGGCGGGGCTCGCGCCGGTGGCGGCGCGGAGCTCGCCAGACAGCTCGGCCACGACTTAATCGAGCCGGTGCCCTCCCTCTTTACCTTTCACGTCGATGACTGGCGCATCCGAGAGCTGCAGGGCCTGGCGGTCGACCCGGTCCGGGTGCGGGTCATCGACCAGGACCTGCACAACGAGGGGCCGGTCCTCATCACCCATCGCGGCTTCAGCGCTCCGGCCATCCTCAAGCTCTCGGCCTGGGGGGCTCGCCAGCTCCACGCGCTCGACTACCGCTTTGAGCTCGCCATCGACTGGCTCCACGGCGCCGATCCCCGACCGACCTTCGAAAAGCTCCGCCGACAGGCCGGCACGCGCCAGGTGCATACCCGCAGCCCCTTTGAAGCCATCCCCAAACGCCTGTGGCAGCGCCTGGTTCAGGCCGCCGGCATTGATGAAGGCTGCACCTGGGCCCCCCTCGAAACCGAGCCCCGTGAGCGCCTGATCGCGCAGCTCACCGACGCCCGCTTTGCCGTGCGCGGCAAGAGCACCCACAAAGACGAGTTCGTGACCGCCGGCGGCGTCCCCACCGACGCCGTCGACATGCGCACCCTCGAAAGCCGCCGCTGCCCGGGGGCCTTTGTGGCCGGCGAGCTCCTGGATGTCGATGGCGTCACCGGGGGCTTCAACTTTCAGAACGCCTGGACCACCGGGCACCTGGCCGGCCGCGCCATCGCCGAGCGACTGGGCGCCTGGGGCTGAGCCCTCCCCCAAAAATGTTTGGGCCTCGGCCTGTGGCTTCTACCTTCAATAGGACCGTCTACTCGCCGGCGCCGCCCACGATGGCGATGCGCCTCGATGTCCTTTGTTGGGAGGGAAGCCAGCCATGTCGCAGACCTCTTCGGAATCCACGTCGCATCTTCCCGGGCCGCAGCACCGCGCAGACCGCGCGCTCGCGCAGGCCCCGGCCCCCGCTCAGGAGCCGGGGCTCGATCTCCTGAACTGGCCCCTGATCCTCAGCGGCTCCGCGCTGACCGTCTTCGCCGTAGCGAAGCGCCGAGGCATCCGCCAGCTCCTGATGGTCGGCGTCGGCGCCGGCCTGATCTACCGCGGGATCTCCCCCGGGTTTGAGAAAGGATTAAAGCGCCTGATCGCCAACACCGCCGCCACCGATCCAGTGGAAATTTCGGCCAGCGTCACCGTCGCCCGCCCCGCCGACGAGGTCTTTGCCTTCTGGCGAGACCCCGAAAACGTGCCGCGCTACCTCCGGCACATCAAACGCGTGGAGTACCTCAGCCCCACCACCATGCGCTGGGTCGCCGCGGTTCCTCCCGACATGGAACTGGCCTGGAACGCCGAAATCACCGAGGAGCGTCAGGGCGAATTCTTTGCCTGGCGCTCGGTCGAAGGCTCGGAGCTGGTCAACCAGGGTGTGATCACCTTCCGCACCACCCCCGAGGGGCTCACCGAGGTGCATTTACGTCTAATCTACCAGCCTCCTGGGGGCGCATTCGGGGCGCGCATCGAGAACTTCTTTAAAGCAATCCCTGAGCAAATCTTAAGAGAAGAACTCCGAACCTTTAAACAACTCGTTGAGACCGGTGAAATCCCCACCGTCCGCGGGCAGTCCTATGGCGGCACCATCACTCGCGAAGAAGGCATCTGGCAGCTCTCCAACCGCTGACCCCGACGCCTTGCTCGACCCTGCTGACACGACCTTGAGTCTGGAGGTTCTATGCGTGCCCTTTGCTGGTTTGGAAAACACGACCTTCGCTTCCAGGATGTGCCCG is a window from the Lujinxingia litoralis genome containing:
- a CDS encoding SRPBCC domain-containing protein translates to MLGLRSAIYPVQDIDKARQWYQALLGIEPYFAEPFYVGFDVGGFELGLLPAGDAQRPGPQGVEALWGVEDIDRAWQRLLDAGARALSEPYDTGEGIRVASLADPDGNRLGIIENPHFRVPPVDSVVVIEGPATLAAEGDALEAIEVERIISAPRERVWSAWTRAQELGSWFGQDAQMELRIGGPFEIYFLDADQPARGGEGCRVLSYLPERMLSFTWNAPPDHPTRQAHTWVVVTFETIKAAEGVTRVRLVHTGWPAPSDEAGSPSTEDWASTYAYFQRAWPQVMTALERYLGGQVQA
- a CDS encoding EI24 domain-containing protein; this translates as MPAPLPPDTILDDLHKLRDASRGRRFLGGLKLPLRAARFLAARRQMWPWAIIPALINLALFLVVASALALNAPDLLGWLWSQPEAGWIKALWYVVMVLVGAASVVLTYFTVLMAAGVVASPFNDQLSVITEQELRGQLANARAGEALIVGILRSIGISLLTLVAYLACILPLLLFHLIPGVGSLINTVLGTLISGVFLSFEYSDAALDRQGLRLSEKIGRVRGQLDLAAGFGVGTALLLLIPVVNLLTMPIAVVGGTMLGIELRRTATESRRPCPDAR
- a CDS encoding aminoacetone oxidase family FAD-binding enzyme, with the protein product MSTPYDLIVIGGGAAGFYGAITCAERLTECGLEARVLILEKSARVLDKVRISGGGRCNVTHHCFEPRRMATHYPRGNKALIGPLHRFGVSETVAWFNARGLKLKTEADGRMFPVSDDSQSVIDTLRRAADEAGVQVRTRAAVRSVEALRGDAEEPAFEITLRGDQTLRARHVLLATGGARAGGGAELARQLGHDLIEPVPSLFTFHVDDWRIRELQGLAVDPVRVRVIDQDLHNEGPVLITHRGFSAPAILKLSAWGARQLHALDYRFELAIDWLHGADPRPTFEKLRRQAGTRQVHTRSPFEAIPKRLWQRLVQAAGIDEGCTWAPLETEPRERLIAQLTDARFAVRGKSTHKDEFVTAGGVPTDAVDMRTLESRRCPGAFVAGELLDVDGVTGGFNFQNAWTTGHLAGRAIAERLGAWG
- a CDS encoding SRPBCC family protein, producing the protein MSQTSSESTSHLPGPQHRADRALAQAPAPAQEPGLDLLNWPLILSGSALTVFAVAKRRGIRQLLMVGVGAGLIYRGISPGFEKGLKRLIANTAATDPVEISASVTVARPADEVFAFWRDPENVPRYLRHIKRVEYLSPTTMRWVAAVPPDMELAWNAEITEERQGEFFAWRSVEGSELVNQGVITFRTTPEGLTEVHLRLIYQPPGGAFGARIENFFKAIPEQILREELRTFKQLVETGEIPTVRGQSYGGTITREEGIWQLSNR